The following coding sequences are from one Verrucomicrobiia bacterium window:
- a CDS encoding type II secretion system protein: MKASQHRQGFTLIELLVVIAIIAILAGMLLPALAKAKQRASTGKCVNNLKQLALGMNMYFADNKQEIPFARFVKTAAFGPGDPSEGNHWSWDETLLSYMGSPYSLMDGQCTWRIDWNPTVTGAKREPIKHLWAICPADKVPALDAHNATPGANSWRGVRRSYAMPQNNMGKTASFNLNTTGASDWPPNPAMHTAVGLVIRQGEPASGGTSLNGGYWGWRSGTFDDTATRLSKIRNQYAVVDSMVQDPSGTILLTERISASSYLGSDGWAEIAQENAHYDTGTNTSQFSGPTDGTTLHGKDMYDYLFVDGHAETLNRRGTLGTKSTDLGKQSGMWTVNAKE, from the coding sequence ATGAAAGCCTCACAACACCGACAGGGCTTCACGCTCATCGAGCTGCTCGTGGTCATCGCGATCATCGCGATTCTCGCCGGCATGCTTCTGCCCGCCCTGGCCAAAGCCAAGCAACGGGCCAGCACCGGGAAATGCGTGAACAATCTCAAGCAACTCGCCTTGGGCATGAACATGTATTTCGCCGATAACAAGCAGGAGATACCCTTTGCCCGTTTTGTGAAGACGGCCGCCTTCGGCCCGGGTGATCCGAGCGAGGGCAATCACTGGAGCTGGGACGAGACGCTTCTGTCCTACATGGGTTCTCCCTACAGTCTCATGGATGGCCAGTGTACCTGGCGCATCGACTGGAATCCCACCGTCACCGGTGCCAAACGCGAACCCATCAAACACCTCTGGGCCATCTGCCCGGCGGACAAGGTACCCGCGCTGGATGCGCACAACGCGACTCCGGGGGCCAACTCCTGGCGCGGTGTGAGGCGCTCCTACGCGATGCCACAAAATAACATGGGTAAAACCGCGAGTTTTAATCTGAACACCACGGGCGCCAGTGATTGGCCGCCCAATCCCGCCATGCATACCGCCGTGGGCCTGGTCATCCGGCAGGGTGAGCCGGCCAGCGGAGGCACCAGCCTGAACGGCGGCTATTGGGGCTGGCGCAGCGGCACCTTTGATGACACCGCCACGCGCCTGAGCAAGATCCGCAATCAATACGCAGTGGTGGACTCCATGGTGCAGGACCCTTCCGGCACCATCCTGCTCACCGAGCGCATCTCCGCCTCCAGTTATCTCGGCTCGGATGGTTGGGCTGAGATCGCCCAAGAGAACGCTCATTACGATACCGGCACGAACACCTCGCAATTCAGCGGCCCGACGGACGGGACCACGCTCCATGGCAAGGACATGTATGACTACCTGTTCGTGGACGGTCACGCAGAGACGCTCAACCGCCGTGGCACTTTGGGCACCAAGAGCACGGACCTGGGCAAACAGTCCGGCATGTGGACTGTGAACGCAAAAGAGTGA
- a CDS encoding prenyltransferase/squalene oxidase repeat-containing protein, with protein MSIRLEMLQVARVSPKTLGDSADLVRDFLLSQQNDDGGFRDRIGTSDLYYTVFGLEGLLALRADIRVTAVADYLTSQGCGERLDFVHLCCLARCWAALANQQPDILQERPVDFQTRVSARIEEFRANDGGYHPLPKSQSGTAYGCFLALAAYQDMGLELPEPLRVVQCLKFLETPDGGWTNERGMKFGATNSTAAAITLLRHLRLPITAQVGQWLLKQAHPQGGFLAIPGAPIPDLLSTATALHALSGLEVSLDPVREPCLDFIDTLWTAEGSFHGNWTDDHLDCEYTYYGLLALGHLSL; from the coding sequence ATGAGCATCCGCCTGGAAATGTTGCAGGTCGCGCGCGTCTCCCCCAAAACTTTGGGGGATTCCGCCGATCTTGTGCGTGATTTCCTTCTCAGCCAGCAAAATGACGATGGTGGTTTCCGCGATCGCATCGGCACAAGCGATCTCTACTATACCGTGTTCGGTCTGGAAGGACTCCTCGCATTACGTGCAGACATTCGGGTGACTGCCGTGGCGGATTATCTGACTAGCCAAGGTTGCGGTGAACGGCTGGACTTCGTCCACCTCTGTTGTCTCGCCCGTTGCTGGGCCGCACTGGCGAATCAGCAGCCGGACATCCTGCAGGAACGCCCGGTGGATTTTCAGACGCGAGTGTCTGCGCGCATCGAAGAGTTCCGCGCCAATGATGGGGGTTATCACCCTCTGCCCAAAAGCCAGTCCGGCACAGCCTATGGCTGCTTCCTCGCTTTGGCGGCATATCAGGATATGGGGCTGGAACTGCCCGAACCACTGCGCGTGGTGCAATGCCTGAAATTTTTGGAGACACCCGATGGTGGCTGGACAAATGAGCGGGGCATGAAATTCGGCGCCACCAATTCCACTGCGGCGGCCATCACTCTGCTGCGTCACCTGCGCCTGCCCATCACCGCACAAGTTGGCCAATGGCTGTTGAAGCAAGCGCATCCCCAAGGCGGCTTCCTCGCCATCCCCGGCGCACCCATACCTGATTTGCTCTCCACCGCCACCGCATTGCATGCCCTTTCAGGATTGGAAGTGTCTCTCGATCCCGTACGCGAACCTTGCCTCGATTTCATCGACACACTTTGGACCGCCGAAGGCTCCTTCCACGGCAACTGGACCGATGACCACCTCGACTGCGAATACACCTATTACGGTTTGCTGGCGTTAGGGCATTTGAGTTTGTGA
- a CDS encoding thrombospondin type 3 repeat-containing protein — MKIFTRFKRITAFALCGVFTGGAFIAPEACAHSAVNYYYDAGGRLTFVNLGGGKSIEYIYDSSSNLLRKTVTVFADTDTDQMNDAWEQQYFGNTSRTGALDFDNDGMSDRDEYLAGTDPTDAQSKLKTTLVKEGGGHYSVEWPTVPGKRYLLQYKDDLNSPTWTNAFDPFVANSTQSSFFDETSDGSAKRFYRLIIVPET, encoded by the coding sequence ATGAAAATATTTACCCGCTTCAAAAGGATCACCGCATTTGCCCTCTGTGGGGTGTTCACAGGGGGAGCATTCATAGCGCCAGAGGCGTGCGCCCATTCTGCGGTGAACTACTATTATGACGCAGGCGGCCGTCTTACGTTTGTGAATCTCGGCGGCGGCAAGTCCATCGAGTACATCTACGATTCTTCCAGCAATCTGCTGCGCAAGACGGTCACGGTGTTTGCCGATACCGATACCGATCAGATGAATGATGCATGGGAGCAACAATACTTCGGCAATACATCGCGAACTGGCGCCTTGGATTTCGATAACGACGGGATGAGCGACCGGGACGAGTATCTCGCGGGGACTGATCCAACGGATGCGCAATCCAAGCTGAAGACGACGCTCGTGAAAGAAGGTGGCGGGCATTATAGCGTGGAATGGCCGACGGTGCCGGGAAAGCGATACCTGTTGCAATATAAGGATGACTTGAACAGCCCGACTTGGACGAATGCTTTCGATCCATTTGTGGCGAACTCCACGCAATCGTCATTCTTTGACGAGACGAGCGATGGATCAGCGAAGAGGTTTTACCGGTTGATCATCGTGCCGGAGACGTGA
- a CDS encoding DUF6531 domain-containing protein produces MNCWPAIVVVLLASLTPLSAHICGPATITVEVGKTVTWRIKADVAESQETAYGVVTPPDSTIVEVGPLGPFFEYNYGEWTIYGRKVGTTSMTASWFYSPNNQGSQCSVTIIVVPTETRPKPAAEEHNGGDANDPVNTANGELYFDTNPDIALGGPMPLEFKRYYSSLMMQSGVPLSNLGVAWRHNFDLFLNRLSTNATVTFLQGRPIRFEQSGGVWTLVSPKDVRYDLREVGANYVMLDPETKRRYTFDSQGRLLSIKDRNNNTHTVTYSDGGNGVNPATISDGLGRTLTLTYFGFQFLQTVSDGTRTVTFGYSNDRISSVLDTRGLTTAYNYDSFSGDRRVLLLDVTKPLFNKPISQTFDASLRVATQKDGSNNVHTFTYNGLQTTVAAPDGGSLVHTHDSAGRLINSIRSGSGLIKIGYDALGLRSQVTNASNVSQRFAFNQTSGLVEYVTNALGGITQFVYTNQTDADGFTYRELSRVNHPDGTYEAFFHDANGNRLVRCDRSGNQWTSTFNTRGQILTELNPLGGTMTFTYNADGTLATRKDPANNTTAYAYDALKRLIKITHPDTTFRQWNYDNQDRILKWTNEVGQVVQHTYDNNGNLATLTDAANNTTTYGYDLNDRLTSIRDRHNVTTRYRYDAMGRIKQVMSPDSATIGYGYDTAGNMRFITNKLGQVRTNYFDTNGRMTAVVDTLGETNHYEFDDQGRISGIVSPENHTKEFAYDSSHRVTAFQGSGGRPTEMKFDGRGWVTNMGVLEPGVSTTFQRNGRGQITKIITPRGDQWNFAYDTSGRATSETDPAGKTTTTTHNNRNRIATMTYPDGMGTVQLTYNGVNEITRRLYSDGLDVNYTFDSVGRLTLLNGVKIGYDKEGRITSCNGITNTIDLNTGRITTMSVAPGKDVSYTYDLAGNVTVVTDWAGATTMLYYDARGQLTNITRPNGLITTHTYNKDGRLNGIFVNNNLCEIELERDGEGNLIGDSRHQPLEYSFTSSFVNQQFTSAERKTGTTYDALGRATSSGGITYTWNLAGLMTGYTSPTRTVQFQHNGFGHVTRRTESGINRDLVWNYSFRFPRITKEKRNGSDHRYYIHLPSGQLLYSMEAANNARTFYHFDEMGNTLFLSDGSGDPTAVYAYLPYGEKQVDGNPGENLFTFQGAWSVLTETENNLYIMGVRPYEAYSGRFLSRDEAFPNLNPQALNPYAYAAGNPLRFFDPLGMAPEAGDVAIVADATRSTVDTVGSVVGMVGDAAEAKLTEATKFAKDYSQGFQNTDEFINGSTKAIKAEEQAAKLSGMANSKGLKALGHAGTAAQVIGLAQNMWKLHDKLGKNASEYERGAANALHASELIARNAFAAYERKEINYYQLKRRLIDANFLLRMRLLELDDTYYADLALDSFRTGLESLGGFIPDFGLFTSNYIDGATSVGQAIGTDSWFEGILY; encoded by the coding sequence TTGAACTGTTGGCCGGCAATCGTCGTTGTATTGCTGGCATCACTTACTCCCCTCTCGGCACACATCTGTGGTCCTGCGACCATAACCGTTGAGGTCGGCAAGACCGTCACCTGGCGCATCAAGGCGGACGTGGCTGAATCCCAAGAGACGGCTTATGGCGTCGTGACGCCACCGGATTCCACCATCGTGGAGGTCGGCCCCTTGGGGCCGTTCTTCGAATACAATTACGGTGAGTGGACCATTTACGGGCGAAAGGTCGGAACCACCTCCATGACCGCCAGTTGGTTTTACTCTCCTAACAATCAGGGAAGCCAATGTTCTGTCACCATCATTGTCGTTCCGACTGAGACTCGTCCGAAACCTGCCGCTGAAGAACACAACGGCGGCGATGCCAATGACCCGGTGAACACCGCCAATGGCGAACTCTATTTCGATACCAATCCGGACATCGCCCTCGGCGGCCCGATGCCTCTGGAGTTTAAGCGCTACTATTCCTCCCTCATGATGCAGTCTGGCGTCCCGCTCAGCAATCTGGGTGTCGCGTGGCGGCATAATTTTGATCTCTTTTTAAACCGCCTGTCCACGAATGCCACCGTTACCTTCCTGCAAGGGCGCCCCATCCGCTTCGAGCAAAGTGGCGGTGTGTGGACGCTCGTCTCGCCCAAGGATGTCCGCTATGACCTGCGCGAAGTGGGGGCGAACTACGTCATGCTCGATCCCGAAACGAAGCGACGATACACCTTCGACAGCCAAGGCCGTCTCCTTTCCATCAAGGACCGGAACAACAACACTCACACCGTCACCTATTCCGATGGTGGCAATGGCGTGAACCCGGCGACGATCTCCGACGGCCTTGGCCGTACGCTTACACTCACTTATTTCGGCTTCCAGTTTCTGCAAACCGTGTCCGATGGCACGCGCACTGTTACCTTCGGCTATTCCAATGACCGCATCTCTTCAGTGCTGGATACGCGCGGGCTTACGACCGCATATAATTACGATTCTTTCAGCGGTGATCGGCGTGTCCTGTTGCTTGATGTCACCAAGCCGCTCTTCAACAAACCTATTTCGCAGACGTTCGATGCCAGCTTGCGCGTGGCCACGCAGAAGGATGGCAGCAACAATGTGCACACGTTCACTTACAACGGGCTGCAAACCACCGTGGCAGCACCGGATGGCGGTTCACTGGTCCACACGCACGATTCTGCTGGGCGGCTCATCAACTCGATACGGTCCGGCTCGGGCCTGATCAAGATCGGCTACGATGCGCTCGGTCTGCGCAGCCAGGTGACCAATGCCAGCAACGTGTCGCAACGGTTCGCCTTCAATCAAACGAGCGGCTTGGTGGAATATGTTACCAATGCGTTAGGAGGCATCACGCAGTTCGTCTATACGAATCAGACGGATGCGGATGGTTTCACATATCGCGAGCTTAGTCGCGTCAATCATCCTGACGGCACTTACGAGGCATTTTTCCACGATGCGAATGGCAACCGCTTGGTGCGTTGTGATCGCAGCGGCAATCAATGGACAAGCACATTCAACACGCGCGGCCAAATCCTCACGGAACTGAACCCGCTTGGCGGCACGATGACGTTTACCTATAACGCGGATGGTACACTCGCCACGCGCAAAGACCCTGCTAACAACACGACGGCGTATGCCTACGACGCGCTGAAACGCCTCATCAAGATCACGCATCCGGACACGACGTTCCGCCAGTGGAATTATGACAACCAAGATCGTATCCTGAAATGGACCAACGAGGTCGGGCAGGTGGTGCAGCACACTTATGACAACAACGGCAATCTCGCAACGCTGACTGATGCGGCGAACAATACTACCACTTACGGCTATGACTTGAACGACCGGCTGACCTCAATCCGTGACCGTCACAATGTGACTACGCGTTATCGCTACGACGCGATGGGGCGCATCAAGCAGGTGATGTCGCCGGACAGTGCGACGATAGGTTATGGTTACGATACGGCAGGAAACATGCGCTTCATCACCAATAAACTCGGGCAAGTCCGCACGAACTACTTCGATACCAATGGCCGCATGACCGCAGTGGTGGATACGTTGGGGGAAACGAATCATTATGAGTTCGATGACCAGGGGCGCATCTCCGGCATAGTCTCCCCAGAGAATCACACGAAGGAGTTTGCCTACGACAGCTCTCATCGTGTCACGGCGTTTCAAGGCTCCGGCGGGCGGCCCACAGAAATGAAATTCGATGGGCGCGGTTGGGTGACAAACATGGGTGTTCTGGAGCCTGGCGTTTCAACAACGTTTCAACGAAATGGTCGGGGGCAGATCACTAAGATCATCACGCCACGTGGGGATCAGTGGAATTTTGCATATGACACTTCTGGCCGAGCTACATCTGAAACCGATCCTGCGGGTAAAACCACCACGACCACTCATAACAACCGGAATCGCATCGCGACGATGACGTATCCCGATGGCATGGGAACGGTGCAACTGACGTACAATGGTGTGAACGAGATCACGCGTCGTCTGTATTCAGACGGGCTGGATGTGAACTACACATTCGATTCAGTGGGCCGGCTCACGCTCTTGAACGGAGTTAAGATCGGTTATGACAAGGAAGGACGGATCACATCGTGCAATGGCATCACCAACACCATCGATCTGAACACAGGCCGCATCACCACCATGTCCGTAGCTCCGGGCAAGGATGTGAGCTACACCTACGATCTTGCGGGAAATGTGACAGTGGTGACTGACTGGGCAGGTGCCACGACGATGCTTTACTACGATGCGCGCGGCCAACTCACGAACATCACACGGCCCAATGGCCTGATCACCACCCATACCTACAACAAAGATGGACGGCTCAACGGCATCTTCGTGAACAACAACCTGTGCGAGATCGAGCTGGAACGTGATGGCGAGGGGAATCTGATCGGAGATTCACGGCATCAACCGCTGGAGTATTCATTCACATCCAGTTTCGTGAACCAGCAGTTCACGAGTGCGGAAAGAAAGACGGGGACGACGTATGATGCCTTGGGCCGGGCGACCAGTTCCGGTGGCATCACCTATACTTGGAATCTCGCCGGGCTTATGACGGGCTATACAAGTCCCACCCGCACGGTGCAGTTCCAGCATAACGGTTTCGGCCATGTCACCCGCAGGACGGAGAGCGGTATCAACCGTGATCTCGTGTGGAATTATTCCTTTCGGTTCCCACGCATCACGAAGGAGAAGCGGAACGGGAGCGATCATCGTTACTACATCCATCTGCCTTCGGGACAATTGCTCTACAGCATGGAAGCAGCGAACAATGCGCGGACGTTCTATCACTTTGATGAGATGGGAAACACACTCTTCCTGAGTGATGGCAGCGGCGATCCGACGGCGGTTTATGCGTATCTGCCTTACGGCGAGAAGCAGGTGGATGGCAATCCGGGTGAGAATCTTTTCACATTCCAAGGCGCGTGGTCGGTGCTGACGGAGACGGAGAACAATCTCTACATCATGGGCGTGCGGCCCTACGAGGCGTACTCAGGCAGATTCCTAAGCCGAGACGAGGCGTTCCCCAATCTGAATCCACAGGCACTGAATCCCTATGCTTATGCAGCGGGCAATCCCTTGCGGTTCTTTGATCCGTTGGGCATGGCTCCTGAGGCGGGTGATGTCGCCATCGTAGCAGATGCTACGCGTTCCACTGTGGATACCGTAGGCAGCGTAGTAGGCATGGTGGGAGATGCGGCGGAAGCCAAGCTCACCGAAGCGACCAAGTTCGCCAAGGACTACTCGCAAGGTTTTCAGAACACCGACGAATTCATCAATGGCTCCACTAAGGCGATCAAGGCGGAGGAACAGGCAGCGAAGTTGAGCGGCATGGCAAACAGCAAGGGCTTGAAAGCCTTGGGTCACGCCGGCACGGCGGCTCAGGTCATCGGTTTGGCGCAGAACATGTGGAAGCTGCACGACAAGCTGGGCAAGAACGCTTCCGAGTATGAACGCGGCGCGGCAAATGCCCTGCATGCTTCCGAACTGATCGCCAGAAATGCTTTTGCCGCTTACGAACGGAAGGAGATCAATTACTACCAGCTCAAGCGGCGTCTGATCGATGCCAACTTCCTGTTGCGCATGCGGTTGCTGGAATTGGATGACACCTACTATGCAGACCTTGCCCTGGATTCCTTCCGCACGGGATTGGAATCGCTCGGCGGATTCATCCCGGATTTCGGGCTGTTCACCTCGAACTATATCGATGGCGCCACAAGTGTGGGACAGGCTATCGGCACGGATTCATGGTTTGAAGGGATACTCTACTGA
- a CDS encoding S41 family peptidase: protein MNFLKRFALLSGLSFAMTASAQLAPPKAQPVVGARQPALSPDGKRLAFVYRGDIWISPSEGGRAQPLTQHVESDGYPRFSPDGKWIAFASRREGSWDIFIIPSDGGEAQRLTWHGGPDMPTGWSPDGKQVLFTGKRDSANFGIYGIDVETFGLTRYTEDYAKLDSASFSPDGRQIVYGRYGFPSTRPRYVGSAAEQIWLMNVGSESRRPVTTNSFQQLWPQFLPDGKRMIAVSIAEQTPSTTKVGETIPKITDNADRTPNLWFIETDGTRKRWSNFVGGGVRWPSVASKSADVAFEYGSDLWLIKRGSNKPNKLTLFVSVDSKQTTRRGETLSKDVTEAEPSPDGKHFAFGLRGDIWTVAMEKSKGPDARNSEFARRLTEWVGDDSDFIWSPDSKKMYFTSDREFNVRIYEMAMDTLKVTPLWERPEDVTRLCLSPDGKQMAFWVAGSEGGLYVLTLADKSVKKIVAQPAPQWNGIGGGDLSWSPDNQWICYAAEAAGRSWNLHIVPAKGGEAVNITRLNAYHGDPAWSPDGKYLFFRSTRDGNGLYVLPLQKEEARLDDAELKYERPTDDVKVDIDFTDITRRIRRVATQYPDGEITVSIKGLILFLSERDVWSLTYDGKTTKRLTTGGNKSALRVSRDGNSIYFVNNGELFKARLPDAMNPEKISFLAEWSRDVSDERQAAFTQFWRSYNRGFYDPNFHGRDWVAIRKRYEPLLHSVDTNDEFAGLLNQMIGELEASHSEVSAATNAVRNASTPQLGFEIDYSHKGPGLRVAKVPEGAPGSFEKTRIQPGEYVVAVNGLDVKPGEGLYEAINDKGDRLFEFLVNSEPKREGARIVKYRPLRANDWENLLYNNRIEQSRRETEQKSEGKIGYLHISAMGRDDQTRFEREAYEYIAGKEALIIDVRFNRGGNISDTLIDWLERKQHSWFRPRDGAPEPGPSRAWDKPVIVLMNEHSYSNGEMFPNAMRTRGLAQLVGMPTPGYVIWTMNMRLVDGTNARMPQSGVFRLDGTPMENLGEVPDVRVPMSPDDWLNGRDPQLDKAIELLKKK from the coding sequence ATGAATTTTCTCAAGCGCTTCGCGCTCCTCTCCGGCTTGTCCTTCGCCATGACGGCTTCCGCCCAACTGGCTCCGCCCAAGGCACAACCCGTCGTGGGAGCCCGCCAGCCTGCCCTGAGTCCGGATGGCAAACGTCTCGCTTTCGTCTATCGCGGTGACATCTGGATCTCCCCCAGCGAAGGCGGCCGCGCCCAACCGCTCACGCAACATGTCGAGAGCGATGGTTATCCGCGCTTTTCTCCCGATGGCAAATGGATCGCCTTCGCCAGCCGTCGTGAAGGCAGTTGGGATATTTTCATCATCCCCAGTGACGGCGGTGAAGCGCAACGCCTCACGTGGCATGGCGGACCGGACATGCCCACCGGTTGGAGCCCGGATGGCAAACAAGTGCTCTTCACCGGCAAACGTGATTCCGCGAACTTCGGCATTTACGGCATCGATGTGGAAACCTTCGGCCTCACGCGTTATACGGAAGATTATGCCAAGCTCGATTCCGCGAGTTTCTCGCCCGATGGCCGTCAGATCGTTTATGGCCGTTATGGTTTTCCCTCCACGCGTCCGCGCTATGTCGGTTCAGCCGCGGAGCAGATCTGGCTCATGAACGTGGGTTCGGAATCGCGCCGTCCGGTAACGACGAACAGTTTTCAGCAGTTGTGGCCGCAGTTCCTGCCGGATGGCAAACGCATGATCGCCGTGTCCATCGCCGAGCAGACACCGAGCACCACGAAGGTCGGCGAAACCATCCCCAAGATCACGGATAATGCCGACCGCACGCCGAATCTCTGGTTCATCGAGACGGATGGCACACGGAAGCGCTGGAGCAATTTCGTAGGAGGGGGCGTGCGCTGGCCGAGTGTCGCCTCGAAGTCGGCCGATGTGGCGTTCGAGTATGGTTCGGATTTGTGGCTCATCAAACGCGGCTCCAACAAGCCGAACAAGCTCACGCTCTTTGTCTCGGTAGATTCCAAACAGACGACGCGTCGCGGTGAAACGCTTTCCAAGGATGTGACGGAAGCGGAGCCTTCACCGGATGGCAAACACTTCGCCTTCGGCCTGCGCGGGGATATCTGGACCGTGGCCATGGAAAAATCCAAAGGGCCGGATGCGCGCAACAGCGAGTTCGCCCGCCGCCTCACGGAATGGGTGGGTGATGACTCGGATTTCATCTGGTCGCCGGACAGCAAGAAGATGTATTTCACCTCAGACCGCGAGTTCAACGTGCGCATCTACGAGATGGCCATGGACACGCTCAAGGTCACACCGCTGTGGGAACGTCCGGAAGATGTCACCCGGCTCTGTCTTTCTCCGGATGGCAAACAGATGGCTTTTTGGGTGGCCGGTTCAGAGGGCGGCCTTTACGTGCTCACGCTCGCGGACAAGTCCGTGAAGAAGATCGTCGCGCAACCTGCCCCGCAGTGGAACGGCATCGGTGGTGGCGATCTTTCGTGGTCGCCGGACAACCAATGGATCTGTTATGCTGCGGAAGCCGCCGGGCGTTCGTGGAATCTCCATATCGTCCCGGCCAAAGGCGGCGAAGCGGTGAACATCACGCGCTTGAACGCCTACCATGGTGATCCCGCGTGGTCGCCAGATGGCAAGTATCTCTTCTTCCGCAGCACTCGCGATGGCAACGGCCTCTATGTGTTGCCGTTGCAAAAAGAGGAAGCCCGCCTCGACGATGCCGAACTGAAATACGAACGTCCGACGGATGATGTGAAGGTGGATATCGATTTCACAGACATCACCCGTCGCATCCGCCGCGTGGCCACGCAATATCCGGACGGCGAGATCACCGTAAGCATCAAAGGGCTGATCCTCTTCCTCTCGGAGCGCGATGTCTGGTCTCTCACCTATGATGGCAAGACCACCAAGCGCCTGACGACCGGCGGCAACAAATCTGCGCTGCGCGTCTCGCGCGATGGCAACTCCATCTACTTCGTGAATAACGGAGAACTCTTCAAGGCCCGTCTCCCCGATGCGATGAACCCCGAGAAGATCAGCTTCCTCGCCGAGTGGTCGCGTGATGTTTCGGATGAGCGGCAGGCCGCGTTCACCCAGTTCTGGCGCTCTTACAATCGTGGCTTCTATGATCCTAATTTCCATGGTCGCGACTGGGTCGCCATCCGCAAACGCTATGAGCCGTTGCTCCATTCCGTGGATACCAACGATGAATTCGCCGGCCTGCTCAACCAGATGATCGGCGAACTGGAAGCCTCCCATAGCGAAGTAAGCGCGGCGACGAATGCCGTGCGCAATGCCAGCACGCCGCAGCTCGGTTTCGAAATCGATTACTCACACAAAGGGCCTGGCCTGCGCGTGGCCAAGGTGCCGGAAGGTGCACCAGGCTCTTTCGAGAAAACACGCATCCAGCCAGGCGAATATGTCGTGGCCGTCAACGGACTGGACGTTAAACCCGGTGAAGGCCTCTACGAAGCCATCAACGACAAGGGCGACCGTCTGTTCGAGTTCCTCGTGAATTCCGAACCCAAGCGCGAAGGCGCACGCATTGTGAAATACCGCCCGCTCCGCGCGAATGACTGGGAGAACCTCCTCTACAACAACCGCATCGAACAATCACGCCGTGAGACGGAACAGAAGAGCGAGGGCAAGATCGGTTATCTCCACATCTCCGCCATGGGTCGTGATGACCAGACGCGCTTCGAGCGCGAGGCGTATGAATACATCGCAGGCAAGGAAGCCCTCATCATCGATGTGCGATTCAATCGTGGCGGCAATATCTCGGACACACTGATCGATTGGCTGGAGCGCAAGCAGCATTCGTGGTTCCGTCCGCGTGATGGCGCTCCTGAGCCTGGTCCTTCCCGCGCTTGGGACAAGCCCGTGATCGTGCTCATGAACGAGCATAGCTACTCGAATGGCGAGATGTTCCCGAACGCCATGCGGACACGTGGTTTGGCGCAGCTCGTGGGCATGCCTACGCCCGGCTACGTCATCTGGACGATGAATATGCGGCTTGTCGATGGCACTAATGCCCGCATGCCCCAGAGCGGTGTCTTCCGTCTCGATGGCACGCCGATGGAAAATTTGGGCGAAGTGCCGGATGTCCGTGTGCCCATGTCACCGGATGACTGGTTGAACGGACGCGATCCTCAGCTCGACAAGGCGATCGAGCTTTTGAAGAAGAAGTAG
- a CDS encoding group III truncated hemoglobin, translating to MFAAVMAEASLYERLGGSAKLELLLRNFYASLAEHPELGPIFAQHVDDWPSHIFTVKEFWALQTGGPSIYRGGMAARHVPLRLKPEHFDQWLAQWAITCRAHFEPHEAEEMIGIAQKIGERLRQIVRTAEIRR from the coding sequence ATGTTCGCTGCAGTTATGGCAGAAGCATCGCTCTATGAACGGCTCGGTGGAAGCGCGAAGTTGGAACTTTTGCTCCGAAATTTTTACGCCAGCCTGGCGGAACATCCGGAGCTGGGTCCGATCTTTGCCCAGCACGTGGATGACTGGCCCTCGCATATCTTCACGGTGAAAGAATTCTGGGCGCTGCAGACGGGCGGGCCATCCATCTATCGCGGCGGCATGGCGGCGAGACATGTGCCCTTGCGTTTGAAGCCCGAGCACTTTGATCAATGGCTGGCACAGTGGGCGATCACCTGTCGCGCACATTTTGAACCGCATGAAGCAGAGGAGATGATCGGGATCGCGCAGAAGATCGGGGAACGGTTGAGACAGATCGTGCGGACCGCCGAGATTCGGAGGTAA